In bacterium YEK0313, one genomic interval encodes:
- the fmt gene encoding Methionyl-tRNA formyltransferase yields the protein MSLRVVFMGTPDFAVPTFSEIIGQGHEVVAAYSRAPKPAGRGMEEQKTPVHRLADRFGIPVFTPKTLKDPAAQADFASLDADVAVVVAYGLLLPPAVLAAPKLGCLNLHGSLLPRWRGAAPIQRAIMAGDAETGVMVMKMEEGLDTGPVAMVERIPIAPDMTAQELHDRMATLGADLMVRALAALDRGSLGFSPQAETGVTYAAKIDKAEARIDWSRPAVDVHNLIRGLSPFPGAWFEADLGKGPERVKVLRATLADGAGAPGAVIDAGLAIACGSGAVRLLEVQRAGAKAMRAADFLRGARLDPGARIG from the coding sequence GTGAGTTTGCGCGTCGTCTTCATGGGCACGCCGGATTTCGCAGTGCCGACCTTCTCCGAGATCATCGGCCAGGGCCACGAGGTGGTCGCCGCCTATAGCCGCGCGCCGAAGCCCGCCGGTCGCGGCATGGAGGAGCAGAAGACGCCGGTGCACCGGCTCGCCGACCGTTTCGGCATTCCGGTCTTCACGCCGAAGACCCTGAAGGATCCGGCGGCCCAGGCGGATTTCGCCAGCCTGGACGCCGATGTCGCCGTGGTCGTCGCCTACGGCCTGCTGCTGCCGCCGGCAGTGCTCGCCGCACCGAAGCTCGGCTGCCTCAATCTCCATGGCTCGCTCCTGCCGCGCTGGCGCGGCGCCGCGCCGATCCAGCGCGCCATCATGGCGGGGGATGCCGAGACCGGCGTCATGGTCATGAAGATGGAGGAGGGGCTGGATACCGGCCCCGTCGCCATGGTCGAGCGCATCCCGATTGCGCCCGACATGACCGCGCAGGAGCTGCACGACCGGATGGCGACGCTCGGCGCCGACCTGATGGTGCGGGCGCTTGCCGCCCTCGACCGCGGCTCGCTCGGCTTCTCGCCGCAGGCCGAGACCGGCGTCACCTATGCCGCCAAGATCGACAAGGCCGAGGCGCGCATCGACTGGTCGCGGCCGGCCGTCGACGTGCACAACCTGATCCGCGGCCTCTCGCCCTTCCCCGGCGCATGGTTCGAGGCCGATCTCGGCAAGGGACCGGAGCGGGTGAAGGTGCTGCGCGCAACGCTTGCCGACGGTGCCGGCGCGCCGGGCGCGGTCATCGACGCCGGGCTCGCCATCGCCTGCGGCTCCGGCGCGGTCCGGCTCCTCGAGGTGCAGCGTGCCGGCGCCAAGGCCATGCGCGCCGCGGATTTCCTGCGCGGCGCGCGACTCGACCCCGGCGCCCGGATCGGCTGA
- the def_1 gene encoding Peptide deformylase: MAIRTIISIPDPRLRQVSEPVGEIDDEIRTLVADMLETMYAAPGIGLAAIQVAVPKRIVTIDLARKDEEKKPIVLINPEITFTSEDHAVYEEGCLSIPEYYEEVERPAQCGVRYLDLEGRTVEMMCEGLLATCVQHEFDHLNGVLFIDYLSRLKRDRVIKKFTKQAKREAIG, from the coding sequence ATGGCCATTCGCACGATCATTTCCATTCCCGATCCGCGCCTCAGGCAGGTCAGCGAGCCGGTCGGGGAGATCGATGACGAGATCCGCACGCTCGTCGCCGACATGCTGGAAACCATGTACGCCGCGCCCGGCATCGGCCTCGCGGCGATCCAGGTCGCCGTGCCGAAGCGCATCGTCACCATCGATCTCGCCCGCAAGGACGAGGAGAAGAAGCCGATCGTCCTGATCAATCCGGAGATCACCTTCACGTCCGAGGACCATGCGGTCTACGAGGAGGGCTGCCTGTCGATCCCGGAATATTACGAGGAGGTGGAGCGCCCCGCCCAGTGTGGCGTGCGCTATCTCGACCTCGAGGGTCGGACCGTCGAAATGATGTGCGAAGGCCTGCTCGCGACCTGCGTCCAGCACGAATTCGACCATCTGAACGGCGTCCTGTTCATCGACTACCTGTCGCGGTTGAAGCGCGACCGGGTGATCAAGAAGTTCACCAAGCAGGCCAAGCGCGAGGCGATCGGGTGA